GCTTCTCCGATACTGCCTGGTATGCCTAtgagtaaaagtgaatataaacGGAGATACAATCAAATATACGTTGATACCTATGTTGAAGCTAAAACTAGGCGATATCAAtctagaaaaaaacatcatttatattataacaaTAAAGTGATATCCGATACGCATGATTGAAAAGCACATTTCAAAAACTCATTTAACAGGTTTAAGATTAatttaaaatgaatgaaaaataccAAAATAGGTCTAGTGaactatttaacatttttttatataccttTCATTTTAATAATTGTATATCATTCAATTGTACAATATAAGGACAGAACTAACTATCTGTTGCAGACATTCATCTTTATGTATTATAGAGGCAATGGCGTTCAGTGCATGAAGGAAGTGGAAGACATGAGAAGTGTTcatatatcagtataaaaacataaTGTATATAACTATACGTAACATTTAACTTAATAAGTATAAATCAATAAAAAGGTCAAAGTCGATTCTGAAATACTTGGtgatttgtttgatttcataggGGTACTAGTAATAAACCTGTGAGCATGCCTACGAAATTCTCAAAATATACCGGAAAGATATACCAAAAAGAGAAATATTCAACAATCATCGAAAATATCATGTTTATTAAGAAAGAGATATATAACTGATCCGATTATGACAGCGTGAAATATCAAGATATACATCCAAAACATAATGAAAATTATggtttcataaaattcaataaaattatatcaaGGGATCTTGTAATTCCCCACGAACTGGTTAAACTCATGGATTAAAATGTCCTAAAATGGCCAGTTAAACGACTGAACAGTTAACTAATGTAAGTGAGTTTTTTCGAAGAAGTGTTGCTGTTTAACCATTCAAAAAGTTGTAAAACAAATGATAGCTGGTGATCATCATAAGGTTTCTATTTGAAGTGTATACTATACTATACAGAAAACTTTAATCTAAACTATTAGATTAGAATAactctattttcaatgttatttcacGAGTTTTAGTAGTATAAAAGAGGGCTgatagataccaaagggacagtcaaacttatagatcgaaaataaactgaccacgccgtggctaaaaaagaaaatgacaaactaaacaaaactatttttggGTTATTAAAAAGTAGTGCAATGAATGTTTGATTTCGTAGTTTTACCACAGTTCGCATATACGTCAATATAAAATCTATTTTGCGTTAAATATTCGATTATGTCGTGGTCAACATGTAACCACAAAATATCCGAAAATAATTATACAACGCATAATATTGAACCACATTACTAGGGATGTGGTTAACCTTTTCTGTTTCATCTCTTAGCAGCGGCATGCATAATAATTCTTTAACAAAACCATTCATACAATCATACAGCAATAACTGAAAAAGTGCAATGATTGGTATAAATTCATAAATGTTAATGCCAATCTATGATATCGATTTTCGTAATATCACAAATTGGTCCAAATTATCGAAATCATCAACTCGGAAAAATAACCATTATAGTGTTAGTAAAGAATGCCAGGCTGgtgtcttgaaaaaaaaaaacaatcacaaaaatactgatcttcgataaaaattcaaaacgcgaagtccctaatcaaatgacaaaatcaaatctcaaaaacatcaaacgaatggataacagctgtctCATTCCTGTTTTGGTACAGGCCTTTTCTGCATGAGAAAATGGTGGTTGGTTacaccttgttttatagctagctgaaaaCTATCttccaatttaaaatattttttttaaatttacatttgaaaaatgtATACTTACACGACGAAACACCAGCAAAGCCCATAAGAAGTCCTGCTAAGATAGGTGCATCTCCATCTGGCCTTAGCTTTCCTTTAGCACGAATAAAAGAAATAGTTAAAGACCTTGATTATTATATAACAATCACATAAAATTTTCTCCACAAGATGCGATTTTTGACAAATGTAATAATGTATGTCAAGATATTCAAACGTTGAAAGCTGATGTTGAAAAGTTCGTATATACTAAAGCTTCCTGTTTACTTTTAGGCAACACAAATGAAATTGTATGGTGTgtaaatgaattacaaattttaaaattaaagctACTGAGTAATCAAGACAATGAAATGCATCTGAGATCAActcagttttttggtggggtttgttttgctgagactttttttttatgttatttttggtgtactattatttgtgtgtttgtctttttcttttttagccatggcgttgcctTCGATTTATGTGTTTGAATGTCAATCCGGTATCTTTCGCTCTCCTTTGGGAACTTATTTTCTTCGACCTTAAAGGCCAGGGTAATTAGTTGTTCAAACTAGTTTATTTTGTCAAGTTGAACTTAGATTATGATTTAAAGTTTAATACTGTAAAACAATGGAAGTTTTGCTTGAATAAAATAATTGATCGTATCGTTGgaaaatttatcattttattctaaaaaaaaaacaattttgcaacacatacattaaaacaattaaacaCAAAGGCGACtgaataattaaacaaaataatatgcTTGAAAAGTACAGCATCTTGTATCATTTCAGTTACAAAATAAAAGCAAGTTGGTTCATcaaattagaattttaaaaattacatcTACATGCAATTTATTGAGATATTATAAATATGTAACGTATATTACCAATCAATTCCACAACTAATTCATAATCATTTGTTGCTTCTTGTATAAGTCTTGCTTGTCGTCCAAAAACTGCTAAACCAATCCCATTTCCCGTCTTGCAACAGTCTATATGTTGTTTTGCCAATAGTTCAATTCCTGCAAAGAATATTTGAAGTTCTGATATTGTGAACGTTTTCGTCACTATtcagacaaacaacaatatacaaaacacaatataaataGCTATAGACTGACCGTCAGGAACCACTCCACCAACCGGGACGATCTCAAGTTATTTGAAAGCAGATAATTCTCCGAAAGTGGCACGCGTTTGGTTATTCACGTAAGTGTCATTGACCAATTCTGAGGTCATGTTTGAGAAAAAGAGAACAATATTGTGGTTACGACAGTTGGAACATGTCTGTCGTCAACTGTGAAACAAATATTCCAACGCTTAATAGATTCTTTGCTGTCTAGAGATAATATAAAATGACATTACATGAACTTATCCTTTTTGAACCAATACTATCTGCTATTTAGGATTTTGGTTTTTCTgagaattttattttacttaattcGAATTCTGCTTATCGTGTAATATGTTTAAACTCACCGTAAACATACTGTAGAGCAACTGATTTCAACTGTTGAAAATACTCCGACATACGTTCAGATGTATCTATCACTAAAATAACATCATTCCCTTTTGCTTGTTTGACTACTCCTGATCTTACTCTAGCTGATGCTTAAAATTTGAAAGTAAGATTTTCATGATTAGACAAAAACTAATTTTAGTTCAGACTTCCTTACATAAACTCCACTAAAAACGTCAAaagatttattgttatttttgtcatttgacattttattatttttaaatcaacattGACAGTGCTGTTCAACGCAATCTTTATATTAATCTCGTTCAAAGTCGCATTGACAACTATGGATATGTGTAACGCTGTGATTGTAACATGTACACTAATCTAATATGCAGCAGCGAATGCTTTGGTGAATTGTGTATGTTGAATACATTTTATCGAACACAACTTATATTTAAAGATGGTATGGGTGTCTaaattacaaaatgatagaatgtGCTCATAATTTGCCAAAACGtagtttttattgatatatgttcaaaaatataataaaagtgataggtcaccgcgcattttctcaagctacaggttgtgacgaaatgatacattttgtatggattatacaggacaAAAAAGCATTATGCGAATAggagctaaactaaatgatagaattgtaaaataaaatacgagaagatagcCTTTaaaaaatgctttgagaatatcaaaagaaaagatagggtcaccgtgcaTTTTTTTTTCCggcaaaaatacaaaatagctAAAtttcatgtagattccttcagaaaatacactatttcagagttaccttcccttaaaatacaaatttggaatcattaaaaaatcaagaaaaatcaatcttaacttgtaaaaatattaatcgTTATATGTTATAAACTTATAACTTATTCTTTCAAACGAAGTTTCacattagttatctgcattcctgGATCAAATTTTACTAACTTGATTtaaaatctggaccttagattctctgatttttacaatccaagatggcgaatgCACCCATACCTACTTAACTAATTAActtcagttttatttttacataagtTCCCTGTTCATATAAGTTCATAAAATTGGCAACGAAGATTAAGATGGAATAATTTCCTTTTGTGATTTagattatttgattttaaaacactTACCATAAGCTTTCACTTGTCTAAAATAATGATACCATTCTCTTAGAGTTTTGGGTTGATCACTATTGAATAGtccttaaaatatattaaatgagtACATAGATATGACTATTTAACTGAGACATATGAAACTATAACGATTAGCAGGTCAAAGAgttcaaacaatttcaaaaataaatatgcatTCGAAATATGCCATAAAATATATCAGCATTAACCACCAAATAATCAAGCTCTACATTATCAACAAACAAATTCCTCGGTGAAAACCCGGAAAGGCAAAGTAACATAATTTTTCTTCATTACATgaatgaggttttttttttatcaaatatgtacTATTCTATCCTACATACGTTCACCAAATATGTCTTCATCTCTTTCTCTTTTTCTTGCTCGCCTTGAGAACCTATACCTAAAATAATGTtatatcatgttttaattttgataGAATAATTATGATGTGTAAAACGCTACTACATGTACTAGTCCATAGTGTAGTAAAGTTTCAAGAGCAATATAGAGCAATATAAAACCTTCACTAAGCAGCATAATTAGTGCACTTCCGATTTACActtagaaattaacaaataagtcaTCTATGAAGCGACCCGACATCGAAAATGTGAAACGATGCAAACGCAAATCAAATGGCTTATAtatgacaaaacaatttacgaaataCAAATTTGACAATTATAACAAACAAAAGAGCTACAAGTCCATATCCTATTAAGAGCTACAAGTCCATATCCTATTAACGCGCAATATGGAACATTGTGAAATGATTTCTCTAATTCACTCGGCACAATTGTCtatttctctatttttctttATCTGAACAGTGTTCTTGTAAGAGATTTACAAATTGTATCCTAataggccctgatatgacaaatatgaaacaattcaaaagaaacaCTATCGGTATATTTTAGAACAAATCATAtcacagacatgaaccaacgtcAATCATTAAACTATACAGACTGCTGACTTTATACAAGCACTTCAATATTTAGCAGCCTAAAACATATTTGTGACCGCTCCTCTTAAACATTAGACAGTGGTGTGTTACAAACAGCACAAGATAAAACAATGCCATTTTTTATTGCTGGTTGTTGCTGGTTGTTGTTgggtgtttttttatgtttttatatctCAAGTGAAAGGAACCCTTTGCTCATGCACatgacataataagtaaaattgaaTTTTCCGTATTATTTTACGGGTATTCTGGAAAAGACTTCCATCATGCACACTTTACAGGATCATTTTACAAACTTCAAAACAGTACAGCCCCAGCAAGAGATAcacattcaaaattttaacacaaaaagaCTTGTGCTTTTACTGATTGATAATACCATAGTTTATCGATGATATATTGAAGAAAACTGGGACGATCTATGGATACATCCTTTAATCATGAGAGGAAAAAACtaaagataaacatgataaactgtcATTTTAAAATCcttgattttttgtttatgttaaacacaaaatcaaattatcaaatatcacAAGCAGGttatttttaaagatgacttAATTACTTTGATAGGTCATTAGTCTAAATGCCACATGTTTGCACCGTTTATGTTTGCAATGTTTGTATTATAAAAACATAGGATCTTCTACTTTCATATCTGAAACTAAGAGCTAATGTTATCAATGATTGAAAATACCAAATTGTTACATTATCATCTTTTTATTTTGCTTGCGTATCCTGACATTTTGTGAGAAGACATTTTTAACTCACacatgtttcatattttttatttcaaattttcgaTTTCGATCGTACCTGTTAAAtgttatagtaaaaaaaaaagtatttttgtagCAGATATTGATTAGAACTTAAGACGACCAAATTTAATCAAAGACGTATTTCAATATATAGTCCAATGAGTATTTTTGAGATAGTTTGTTCTGATACTTACGATGTTGCTGACGTCATCATAGTTCTTTCATCTACTCTATTGTGTGTTGGCGGTTTTATATTTGGTACACTCAGTTCTTCATTTTGAAAGGCTATATTGCTTTTATCTGTATTCGCTTTAGAACTTTCCTGATCATTATGAAAGCTAACGCGGTTGTCATTTTGTGATTTCGTGCTTTTACTTTTATAGCCTGAAACTTTTTTATGAATCCTGCCTTTTGATTTAGAAATGTTACAATTGTCAATTTCAGGCAAATCTTTATTCCAAACTTCCTTGCTCATTGTGCACAATAAGTTGTCTTGTCTGGTTTCATTCTCGCTAACAACATTTTCATTTACACTATTTTCTTCATCACTGCTGTTTAAAAGTGTAGAATCCTGAACTTTAACGTTATAACTACCTTCTTTCAATTCATTAATGTTTATTGTATCGCTCTGAGCTCCAAGTGGTTCGTTCTTCATGATATTAGACCCATTAATGTTTATCGAATCGCTTTGTACTCCAAGTGGTTGGTTATCAATGGTATTGGATTCGTTAATGTGTATCGAATCGCTTTGTGCTCCAAGTGGTTTGTTATGGATGGTATTGGATTCGTTAATGTTTATCGAATCGCTTTGTGCTCCAAGTGGTTCGTTACGGATTGTATTGGATTCATTATTCATTGCATTGAGTGTCAGTAGTTGTACTGTTCCAACATTCATATAGTTTGAAAGGTTATTGATATTGTCGTCATCGCTATAACATCCATTGTCTTGTGTATCTTCGGAATAATCTTCCTCAATTTCTTCACAATTTTCCACAGATAGTGTATTGTATACATGTCCTGGTGCATTTCTGTCTAGTACATTTGGAAAACACACAGATCCATCTTTACTCAAAAGATCACAAGAGCCATCTTGATCACTATTATCATCAAAGGCCGACTTtttttgttgattaattacaAGTGTGTTTAATCTATTAGCTTTCTTCAACAAGTTGTACATTTGCTTTTTAACATTGTCAAGATTGTTTTTATACTCAATGGAGTCCGATTCTATTCGACTTACACGTTGTTCCAATTCTAAAAAATATATCTTGTCAATTATATCATGAATGGTCAGATAAAATTACgttttcctttaaataaattgaaatatttgttctcAAGTGAAAGAGTGAATGGCGTTTTCATTCCCGCAAAAAAGTCATTTATGCGAAAAGAATTACAAAGTCTGCCTTCATTCGATTTTTTAGGATACAGTTTAATGTATCTAAGCAATGAAATTTTTAGCTATTAAGAacgaacatttttttctaaaaagatcAAATTGTGTTGGtaatatgttataaaatataCTCACGTGTAAACTTGTTTGAGGCAACAGCCAGCATTGAGGTTCTACTCGTGCTAAAACATATACCTTAAACTTAATGAACAATTGCATATAGTGaagttttatattaaattttaacaaatgcaaAAAATTTCAGACTATATCACTTGTGAGTcgaataatgaaattgatatttaacactgtatttttaaaagatattttgtagTGCTGGAAAATCCATTAATTCTGCATTTTTATCTTTATCATATACAGCAAACAAAGGTAAATTTATGTATATCACTTCAAAAGTACAAAATCGCAAAAACATA
The window above is part of the Mytilus galloprovincialis chromosome 4, xbMytGall1.hap1.1, whole genome shotgun sequence genome. Proteins encoded here:
- the LOC143071204 gene encoding uncharacterized protein LOC143071204; the protein is MKHTIYELHKAQAEILDKMTSNSTSRTSMLAVASNKFTQLEQRVSRIESDSIEYKNNLDNVKKQMYNLLKKANRLNTLVINQQKKSAFDDNSDQDGSCDLLSKDGSVCFPNVLDRNAPGHVYNTLSVENCEEIEEDYSEDTQDNGCYSDDDNINNLSNYMNVGTVQLLTLNAMNNESNTIRNEPLGAQSDSININESNTIHNKPLGAQSDSIHINESNTIDNQPLGVQSDSININGSNIMKNEPLGAQSDTININELKEGSYNVKVQDSTLLNSSDEENSVNENVVSENETRQDNLLCTMSKEVWNKDLPEIDNCNISKSKGRIHKKVSGYKSKSTKSQNDNRVSFHNDQESSKANTDKSNIAFQNEELSVPNIKPPTHNRVDERTMMTSATSYRFSRRARKRERDEDIFGERLFNSDQPKTLREWYHYFRQVKAYASARVRSGVVKQAKGNDVILVIDTSERMSEYFQQLKSVALQYVYGIELLAKQHIDCCKTGNGIGLAVFGRQARLIQEATNDYELVVELIGKLRPDGDAPILAGLLMGFAGVSSCIPGSIGEAVVPPHMIIFTNGSSEQSKRLLKDEQIPNLDLSNLPAQSDINGVIDEIAATSTKIYYVPIGRHQRNNILEHAVRQTNGKVIPVHEVNRLINMTHVMKIALRIVADKRFSENQSTDVIRMKISEYMNDIHGDCLDMVKEFSNPLKIYNMRGQFVELKFNTLKLGDRVRKGPNCRCGNKDLGLAGTVIGQDRDGDVLVEWDHGLACFYDYDDEPEEQNIVKVNEVRMLVGEPIAVGCRVVRGQDWKYADTDGGRGTYGTVLCILEEGKVVVRWDNKNVGIYKMGYEGLFEIKLSNSNALQNEETQKYNKTQQRLKKREIMKHHNDSNTIKSIDCDTDDYLIPIYSDVAVSAIWEYKRVSQWIKYPSGINVKIEKAYQRKKSGKIIIEMDRTTYLIHFSRMVQENVKNKTELAVRRKD